The genome window CATGTGGAACTGCTTGGCGACATCCGCCGGCACCGTCTCCGGCACCCGCTTGACCACCACCTCGGTGCCGGGCACCTGGCGCGCCCCTTCGGCCACCGCACCCGCCATCGTCTCGATATGGCCGTAGCTGGAATAGTAGAGGACGAGTACCTTTGCCATAATTCCTTGCCCCGTCTACGTTCCGGACGGCCGCACGGCCCGCCCGTCACCTGGAAACAGCGGGGAGCGAATTGCACAGCCCGCCTACCTCCGGGAAGTAGTGCGGCAGTGGGGTTTCGCGAACCCGTCTCGGCAGAACCACATCGTTCCAGCACACGCAACAATCATGGACCGCCTCGATGACATGATCGCGTTCATCCGCGTGGTGGAGGCGAAGAGCTTCACCGCCGCGGCGGAGCGCCTCCAGCTCTCCAAGTCGGTGGTGAGCCGCCGGCTGTCGGACCTTGAGGAGCGGCTGGGCGCGCGCCTTCTGAACCGCACCACCCGCAGCCTCAGCCTGACCCCTGCCGGACAGGCCTTCTACGAGCGCGCCCGTGCGATCGTGTCGGCGGTCGAGGACGCCGAACAGACCGTTGCCGAGTTGAACCGCGAGCCGCGCGGCCTGCTGCGGGTGAACGGCCCGATGAGCTTCGGCTTGCTCCATTTGGCCGCGGCCGTCTCCGAGTTCATGAAGCGCCACCCGGCCATCGAGTTGGAATTGGAGCTGACCGACCGCTACGTCGACGTGGTGGAGGAAGGTTGGGACGTCGCAATCCGGATCGGCCGCCTGCCCAACAGTTCGCTGATCGCACGGCGCCTTGCGCCCTCGCGCCGGATCGTCTGCGCCAGCCCCGCCTATCTGGAGCGCCATGGGCGGCCGGAACACCCCGACGATTTGGCCCGCCATGAATGCCTGCTCTACACCGGCATTCCCACCACCGGCCAGTGGCCGTTCCTGATTGACGGCGAACTCCGGATGGTCCGGGTGCGGGGGCGCATGCGGGTGAACAACGCCGACGTGCTGGCCCAGGCCGCGCTGGCCGGTCTCGGCATCGCCGCCCTGCCCACGTTCATGATCCACGAGGATCTGGCCGCCGGGCGTCTGGTGCCGATCCTGGAGAGGCAAATGGCGCAGGACGCGGCCGTCCACGCCGTTTGGCCACACCACCGGCACCTCTCGCCCAAGGTGCGCGCCCTGGTGGACTTCCTGGCCGACCGGTTCGGGCCGGAACCCTATTGGGATGCCCCGCTGCGGGACAAGGGGCTGGTGCAGCCGGCCGCTCCCTGAGCGCCCGCCGGCCGGGCCGGCGGGCGGACGTCACAACGGCACCCGGCCGATGCTGGCGCCGCCATCCACGAACAGGGTCTGTCCGGTGATCCATCCGGCCTCGTCCGACAAGAGGAAGCCGACGGCGGCCGCGACCTCGTCGGGCCCGCCGAAGCGTCCCATGGGCACCATGGACAGATAGGCGCGCTCGCCTTCGCTGCCGGGTGGATTGTTGGTCCGGAACAGCTCGGTCGCCACCGGACCGGGGGCGATGGCATTGACCGTGATGCCCTCGCGCGCCAGTTCCAGCGCCCATGTGCGCGTAAAGCCCACCAGGGCCGCCTTGGCGCCGCCGTACGCGGTGCGGCCGGGCACCCCCAGCACGGTCAGGCTGGAGATGTTGACGATGCGTCCGCGGCCGGCCCGGCGCATGGCCGGAAGGGCCGCCTGGGCGCACTGCACGGCCGGGCGCAGGTTCAGGTCCAGGACGGCGGCGAAGTCGGCGAGATCCACCTGGTCGAGCCTTTGCGGCCGGACCAGACCGACATTGTTCACCACCTCCGTCACCTCGTGCCGCGCGACGATGTCGGCCAGCGCCCGGCGCGCCGCCTCGGGATCGGCCAGGTCGACGGCCACGAACTCGCCGGGGAAGCCGTCCTTGGGATCGGTACGGGCAAGGCCGACGACGGTGCGTCCGCGGGCGGCCATACGGTCGGCCACGGCGCGCCCGATCCCCTTGCTGGCGCCGGTGATCAGGGTTGCGGTGCTTGGCATCGGGCGGTCCCTCCATTGTCCGGACCCACGGCCCCGGCTTGCTTGCCGCCGGGTGCCGACGGGGTTAGGGTCGGACCGGAGAGGCAAGCGCAAGGTGGGCAGCGGGCCAACCTGGAATGGAACAGATCCTGAGCCCGCTTGTCGGCATGGTCGGCCTGTTGGTGGTCATCGGTTTCCTGCCCCCGATCGCCGCGCGGCTCGCCCTGCCCTCCACGGTGCTGCTGGCCGCAGCGGGCGCCGGCCTGGGCATAGCCAGCCATGCGTTGCGCGCGGTCGATGGAATGGGGCCGGCCGGCGACTTCCTGCAGGCGCTGCGCGGCATGGAGATGCCGGCGGAAGGCATCCTCTACCTGTTCCTGCCGATCCTGCTGTTCGAAACCGCACTGGCCGTGGACGTGCGGCGGCTGATGGACGACATCGCGCCGATCCTGCTGATGGCGATCGTGGCCGTCCTGGTCTGCACCCTGTTCATCGGCTTTGCGCTGGCGCCGTTCAGCAAGGTCGGACTGGTCGCCTGCCTGATGCTGGGTGCGATCCTGGCCACCACCGATCCCGGTGCGGTGATCGGGATCTTCCGCGACCTGGGCGCCCCCCGCCGGCTCAGCCTGCTGGTCGAAGGGGAAAGCCTGCTGAACGACGCGGCCGCCATCGCCACGTTCGGCCTGCTTTTGACCATCCTGTCCCGCAATGTCGAGCCGGACTTCGCCCATTTGGCCGTGGACCTCGCGATGGAGTTCGTGGGCGGGATCCTGATCGGCTGGGCACTGGCCCGCGCGACCGTCCTGATCATCCCGCTGCTGCGCGACATCGCGCCCGCCGAGGTGACCATCACCGTTGCACTTGCCTATCTGGCCTTCATCATCGGCCAAGCCTATGCCGGCGTGTCGGGCGTGGTGGCCGTGGTGACGGCCGCGCTGGTCATCGGGTCGACGGGCCGGACCCATTTCTCGGCCGCAAGCTGGAACGGCCTCAAGCATGTGTGGGAGCAGTTGGGCTTCTGGGGCAGTTCGCTGCTGTTCGTGATGGCGGGCATGGTGGTGCCCCCGGTCCTGATGGACGTGTCGCTGGCGGACCTGGGCCGCCTGGGCGTGGTGATCGTGGCGGCGCTTCTGGCCCGCGCGGTGGTGTTGTACGGCATGCTTCCGCTGCTCAGCATGGCCGGGCTAGCCGAGCGGGTGAGCCCGGCGTTCAGCCTGGTGATGCTATGGGGCGGCCTGCGCGGGGCGGTGTCGGTGGCGCTGGCCCTGGCCGTCACGGAGAACAAGGCGGTGCCGGCGGACGTCCAGCGGTTCGTGGCGGTGCTCGCCACCGGCTACGTGCTGTTCACCCTGCTGGTGCAGGGAACCACGCTGCGGCCACTGATGCACCTGTTGAAGCTGGACCGCCTGCCGCCGGAGGAGCAGGCCCTGCGCAACCGCGTCCTGGCCTTGTCCCTGACGGAGATCCGAGACTCACTGGTCGCACTCGCGCGCGACTACCGGCTGGCCCCCTCCCAGGCGCAGACCGCGGCCGAATACTACGAACGCCGTTTGGCCGAAGCGGAGCGGGAATTGAATGCGGGCGACGCGCTGACGTCCGTCGACCGCCAAACGTTCGGGCTGGCGATCTTGGCGGCGCACGAACAGGAACTGGTCCTGAAGCGGTACGCGGACGGCCTGATCTCGCGCCACATGGTGCAGCGGGCGATGCTGGAGACGGGGCGTCTGGTGGACGCCGCGCGTGGCGGCGGTGCGCCCGCCTATGTTCGCGCCGCACGCCGCATCCTGGCCTATGGGCGCGCCTTCCGCGCCGCACTGTGGCTCCACAACCGCCTGGGCATCGACCGGCCGCTCGCCAACCTGCTGGCCCGCCGGTTCGAGCAGATGGTGCTGCAGCGGGCGGTCCTGCGCGACCTGCGCGACTTCGTGCGCGCCCGCATCGGCCAGGTTCTGGGAACCGAAACGGCCGAGGACCTGGGCCGCCTGATCGAGACCCGCATCGCGGCCGTCGAGCAGCAGTTCGAGGCGTTCAAGCTGCAATACCCCGACTACGCGAACGAGTTGCAGCGCCGCTACATCGTCCGTCGTGCGATCCTGCGCGAGGTCGATGCGTACCGCGAGCTGTATGCCGACGGGGTGATCGGGCGCGAGGTGTTCGACAACCTGCAGCGCGATGCCATGCGGCTGGACCGCGAGCTGGCCAAGAGGCCGCAACTGGATCTCGGTCTCGACCGTGAGCAACTGGTCGCACGGGTGCCGATTTTCGCCGGCCTCCCGCCCGACCGGGTCAAGGCCATCGCCCGATTGCTCAGGCCCCGTCTGGCGATCCCCGGACAGGTGCAGGTCCGCCGCGGGAGCCATGGCGATTCCATGTGCTTCATCGGATCCGGGGCGGTGCAGGTGAACATTCCCGGCCGCGCCGAGCCGATCCGGCTGGGCAGCGGCGAATTCTTCGGCGAATTGGCCCTGCTGACCAAGCAGCCGCGAATGGCCGACGTCGTGGCGATCGCCTACTGCCAGCTCCTGTTCCTGGACGAACGGGATTTCGATCGCCTGCGGCGCACCGACCCGGACCTGAACGCCCACATCGAGGCGGTCGCCGCGGCCCGGCTTGGCAGTTGGGCCCAGGGAACGGCGGGCACCCCCGCAACCGCCACCGAGGCCGATCCGGCACCGGCCTGAAGCGGACGCCGCCAAGTGCGTTGGTGCAAGGTACGTTGGGTGGAGACCGGGCGCGGGACGACGCCGGTGGGTCTCAGCAATCGTCCCGGACCACGATCTCGGGCAGGGCGCGCGCCAGGTGCAGCAGCACGTCGTCGGGTTCCTCGATCTCGCCGGCCGCCCGGCGGAGCGCCGTCAGCTCGACACGGCGGGGCACACCGGGGCAGCCAGCCTCGCGCAACAGTCGGATGACCGTCGCACGGGCCTGTTGGTAGGACTGGATGCCGGCCGGAGCCTCCCACGGCTTCCGCACGCCCGACGTCCCCCTTTGCTCGATCACAAGGATCGCAACCTGGTGATTGGTCAGCCAATCGACCACGCCAATTTCCCCGAACGCCTCGTCGATGATGCGTTCGGCCCTCGCCCGGTCCAGCCCGTCCAGGCCGAATCGGTACAGTGACACAGGCGACGGCGTCAGCCGGAGCAGGCCCAGCGTCCGGGCAAGCCCGCCGTGCGCGGGCATTTCCACGGTTCCGATATCGCCATCACCGAGGTCGTATGCGTGGGCGCTTTGGCAGGTCATCGTCGCGGGGGAAAACGGCAGCCGGACAACCCGGCCAGTCCCCGCGAGCATAAAGTCGAATATTTGAAAAAGCCTTACCGGGCCATACTGCGTGCTTCGGCCAGGGGGAGCACAACCTCTACGGCCAAGCCCCCCGTCGGGCGGTTGCGGGCGGTCACCTGCCCTCCCACCGCGCCGACATTGCGGCGGACGATCCACAGGCCGATA of Azospirillaceae bacterium contains these proteins:
- a CDS encoding flavodoxin domain-containing protein — protein: MAKVLVLYYSSYGHIETMAGAVAEGARQVPGTEVVVKRVPETVPADVAKQFHM
- a CDS encoding LysR family transcriptional regulator, whose translation is MDRLDDMIAFIRVVEAKSFTAAAERLQLSKSVVSRRLSDLEERLGARLLNRTTRSLSLTPAGQAFYERARAIVSAVEDAEQTVAELNREPRGLLRVNGPMSFGLLHLAAAVSEFMKRHPAIELELELTDRYVDVVEEGWDVAIRIGRLPNSSLIARRLAPSRRIVCASPAYLERHGRPEHPDDLARHECLLYTGIPTTGQWPFLIDGELRMVRVRGRMRVNNADVLAQAALAGLGIAALPTFMIHEDLAAGRLVPILERQMAQDAAVHAVWPHHRHLSPKVRALVDFLADRFGPEPYWDAPLRDKGLVQPAAP
- a CDS encoding SDR family oxidoreductase produces the protein MPSTATLITGASKGIGRAVADRMAARGRTVVGLARTDPKDGFPGEFVAVDLADPEAARRALADIVARHEVTEVVNNVGLVRPQRLDQVDLADFAAVLDLNLRPAVQCAQAALPAMRRAGRGRIVNISSLTVLGVPGRTAYGGAKAALVGFTRTWALELAREGITVNAIAPGPVATELFRTNNPPGSEGERAYLSMVPMGRFGGPDEVAAAVGFLLSDEAGWITGQTLFVDGGASIGRVPL
- a CDS encoding cation:proton antiporter; the encoded protein is MEQILSPLVGMVGLLVVIGFLPPIAARLALPSTVLLAAAGAGLGIASHALRAVDGMGPAGDFLQALRGMEMPAEGILYLFLPILLFETALAVDVRRLMDDIAPILLMAIVAVLVCTLFIGFALAPFSKVGLVACLMLGAILATTDPGAVIGIFRDLGAPRRLSLLVEGESLLNDAAAIATFGLLLTILSRNVEPDFAHLAVDLAMEFVGGILIGWALARATVLIIPLLRDIAPAEVTITVALAYLAFIIGQAYAGVSGVVAVVTAALVIGSTGRTHFSAASWNGLKHVWEQLGFWGSSLLFVMAGMVVPPVLMDVSLADLGRLGVVIVAALLARAVVLYGMLPLLSMAGLAERVSPAFSLVMLWGGLRGAVSVALALAVTENKAVPADVQRFVAVLATGYVLFTLLVQGTTLRPLMHLLKLDRLPPEEQALRNRVLALSLTEIRDSLVALARDYRLAPSQAQTAAEYYERRLAEAERELNAGDALTSVDRQTFGLAILAAHEQELVLKRYADGLISRHMVQRAMLETGRLVDAARGGGAPAYVRAARRILAYGRAFRAALWLHNRLGIDRPLANLLARRFEQMVLQRAVLRDLRDFVRARIGQVLGTETAEDLGRLIETRIAAVEQQFEAFKLQYPDYANELQRRYIVRRAILREVDAYRELYADGVIGREVFDNLQRDAMRLDRELAKRPQLDLGLDREQLVARVPIFAGLPPDRVKAIARLLRPRLAIPGQVQVRRGSHGDSMCFIGSGAVQVNIPGRAEPIRLGSGEFFGELALLTKQPRMADVVAIAYCQLLFLDERDFDRLRRTDPDLNAHIEAVAAARLGSWAQGTAGTPATATEADPAPA